Within Candidatus Neomarinimicrobiota bacterium, the genomic segment TTGCCCGGACTTTCTTTCCTCATTACTTTGTTATTCCTTCAGCTCAAAAGCTCTCCTTTCATTTCCTCAAATTCTTCTTTTGTAATCTCACCTTTAGCATATCGTTTCTTCAGTATATCCAAAGCTGATCCTGAGCCTGTGCTTTCGATATGATGCCTGTCAGAATCCTGACTCCAGGGAGGTTTGAAACCGCCTCCACGACCGAAAATACGGGAAACTACAAACAACATTATGATCATCATCAGCAGAGGAAATATCCACATCCCACCACCCCAAAAACTTTCATGCCACATTTGTTTTACTCCTCTCTTTAGTTATTTCTCGAATGGCTAACACATATAGTATACTGAGTATTTATTGTAATTATCACCCTCAAAATTATGAATTCTTCCTCGAGTAAAACTTTCAGTAAAACTAATCACCATGTCATAAAAAGAGGGGTCAAATCTGCCTTTGACTCCCGGATAGTTTAACAGTCAATTCCTCAACACGCCTCTTAATATTTTTGACCTTCCGAATCTCTTTTTGTGGAATGCCAGGGCTGAGCAAACCAGGTTATGGTTACTCAAGGGAAATCGATGCAATCTAACTCCAAATGACTACTCTCCACAGGATCCTGCGGATGGGCATCAAGATAGGACTTTCTTGACACAATTACCCAGTACAATTGATCAGTCACCCTGGTCAGACTCTATCTCTATGGATAGTCCGAATCTTGTAGCTCCCACTTGAAGAAAGCCCCTCGGTAGGAGGGGTTTTGCTTGACACTTATCTACCGGGGCTCTATCATTTCATGTCAAATCGTAACACCTGTGTTCTCAATTCGCAAACTCAGCCTGATTCCGACCCCCAACTTCGAAAAACTTAGATTCATGAAAACGATTGGGATCTATCTATCTCTCAATCTCATCCTTTTTTTGTCGGGTTGCACCTCGGAGAATCCCGACGAAAACGAAAATAGCTTTCCGGTAACCAATAATTCTCTGGTTGATCCCGGAGCCACCGCTGAAACAGTCGCTCTTTACGGGAATCTTCAACAACTCGCAAGCGAAGGTGTG encodes:
- a CDS encoding SHOCT domain-containing protein, translating into MWHESFWGGGMWIFPLLMMIIMLFVVSRIFGRGGGFKPPWSQDSDRHHIESTGSGSALDILKKRYAKGEITKEEFEEMKGELLS